The DNA window TTTCTTTGTATTTTCTATCCTCTTTTCTTGTTACTCGAAATAAACCCACCACCTCTGTTTCAAGAACCATTGTTTCACCTTCTAAAAAGTACCACTCTCTCATTGAAGAACCATCCCATAATTCCACAGTCTTGAAAATTTCTTCTGGTAAGAACTGAGAAACCCTTATATggttctgatttttttttttaaggttATCGACATATTCTTTATGTCTAAATGtttcttgatttcttttttCAGGTTTTTTTAAGGGGTGGAAGGTGTATGTGTACGATTTGCCATCGAAATACAACACAGACTGGCTATCGAATGAGCGGTGCAGCAGACATTTGTTTGCCTCGGAGGTGGCGATCCATCGGGCTTTAATCAGCGGAGATGTGAGGACAAGAGACCCGTGGGAGGCTGATTTTTTCTTCGTCCCTGTTTATGTCTCATGCAATTTTAGCACTGTTAATGGATTCCCAGCAATCGGGCACGCTCGTTCTCTCATATCATCCGCAATCAAACACGTTTCTTCTCAGCTTCCGTTTTGGAACCGCAGCCTCGGCTCTGACCATGTATTTGTCGcgtcccatgatttcggctcttgTTTTCACACCCTGGTAAGAAATATCAGTAACACGTGTCTCATCGAGAAGTCTGGAAGGAAGTATTATGATTTCGTAAGAGAATTGAAATCTGTTTTGTTATTGTTTGGCAGGAAGACGTGGCTATGGCGGATGGGGTACCCGAGTTTCTGAAAAACTCAATAATATTACAGACTTTCGGGGTGAAATACAAGCACCCATGTCAGCAAGTGGACAATATCGTGATTCCCCCGTACGTGCCGCCGGAAAGTATACGAAGGACGCTGGGAGAATCGCCGTTGACTGCCCGACGGGACATATTCGCGTACTTCAGGGGAAAGATGGAGGTCCACCCCAAGAACGTCAGCGGTCGTTTTTATAGCAAGTATGACTTAATTCATaagtttaatatttattttggtaTAAATTCGAAAATTATTATCTACTAATCTAATTTAATCGGATACATCAGAAATGCACAAACTAGAACTTGAAATTGAGAGCTACTTTATATTTACATATATTTATAGAATAGAAATAAATATGTTATTACATTtttaattcataattttattagagATTCAATCTTAAATGAAAAGTGTTTAAACAAAATTGAGTATACTTTTCTAACATCACTAACTGTGTAGAGGTAACTTTACGAGGAGATCGACTTAATTTATATACCATCATCAAAATTTCTTTCTTTAAGTAATATTGAAATTTCTTCCTTTAAAAGAAGGTGttgaaatttcaaaattattcaATATTACAGTAAATtactaaattttatttaatgcaGAGTAaaggattttaaaaaaattatttgacctgaaaacaatatttgttTATCCGTAAAAAAAACATCTATTTTTCATTTGCTTGTGAAATTGTCAAATTGATATGTATTATTTCTAGGCGAGTGCGAACTCTGATATGGCGGAAATACGGCAATGACCGACGATTTTACTTGCGGAGACACCGGTTCACCGGTTTCCAGTCAGAGATCTTACGGTCAAAGTTTTGCTTGTGCCCTTTGGGATGGGCTCCATGGAGTCCGAGGTTAGTGGAATCCGTGGCTTTGGGCTGCGTCCCAGTCATCATAGCCAATGGAATCCGGTTGCCATTCTCTACCGCCGTGCCATGGGCCGAGATATCCCTCACAGTGGCAGAGAACGATGTTGGCAACCTCGGGAGAGTCCTTGAGCACGTGGCAGCCACCAACCTCACTCGCATTCAGACAAAGCTGTGGGAGGCAGACGTAAGAAAAGCCCTGCTATTCAACGATCCAATGTTGCCAGGTGACGCCACGTGGCATGTTTTGGTTGCACTGTCCGAGAGGCTATACAGGTCCCACAAAAGCAAGCAATGAGTCTTCCACGTGCCAGATTTTTACTGACTTATCTGCCTTGCCACGTTAGGAATGGATGAAAGTGAATTTTCAAACAGCAGGAATCAGATTGGGCCGGAGGTTCTCGGATTTGGATAGAACCACGTGGATTGTACAGCTGAGTTGGCCAGGCTTGAGTGGAGGAGGCCCATCTTCACATTTTGTTCGGAAAGGAAAGGAATTGCCAATACGAACATGGAGACTAGTTCCGGTTTGATTTCATCCgttctattttattaaaattacaaTAATCACTTGAGAAAGATATCGACTTTTTTTTCCAACTTTATttttatatgatactaatataaTACTTGTATTtttcgttttttttaaaaaaaattcaacacacacttttatttttattttttatttcaacaattcaaatatcaatttagtctctgcatgatttgtcaaatttcactttagtccatgAATAATGATAACAAAAATGTACACACGCATCACGTGTGCAGAATAACTAGTTGAAATTAATCTTTCATTTAGAATTAAGAAATAGACAAATCAATTTGAAAGGAATAACACCCTTTcacaattaaaaaaacaaaatgaaaGTTGGAGCATGGGTTTGGTCTAAATctcatttcaaattatttttttaccaACTTTTGCATTAAAAGGCAAAGTTTCATTTAATTAAAGAAAGTCAAAACATATTTTGGGTTTTTCATTGATATAACTAAAATAGTCAGACTATACGAATTAGTAGATATTTGGTGACACCTGTCAAAAGATTCCACAAATTTGGTTTCTAATCTATATTAGTGACGGATTAGCTAGTAGTAAACTTGATTAAAAACCTATGATAACTTACTTAAACTTGAAGAATTGCCTGAGGTCACGGGTGAGCAGGGTACCAGctgtaatttattttattttatttttaaaaaaataaaaaatgatgaGACTCATTACAAGCTCATATTTGAGAAAGAAATTGGATTGCTTGACCAATTTTTGACCCACACTGTTTTTTGGTTGACCAAGCTTGGTAGACCCAAAGTTTTGGGTCCACCCAAGCTTAGCAGACCAAAACATTGGTCGACCCAAGCTTGGTAGACCACTGTTTTTTGGTTGACTCAAGCTTGGTCTGACCCCGGATCAACCCACGCTTGGGTCGGTGGTCGACCAAGCTTGTGTCGACCAAAGCGTAATCGAAATTTTTTAGATCAACGAACGAGAATAAGTAATAAATCGaaataaaagaaagagaaaTATTACGGCGGGCAGCTGGTGTCCATAATCGCTCATTAAAAGGTGAGAGTGAATCATTGCTACCCGAACACTTCCCAGAATATCATCAAATATGTATAATACATCCTTCGAATTCTTTATGTTGTGGAAGAGCGGATCATTATTACATGCATTTTTTCACAAAGACAAAAAAGATGTATTCAACCACTCCTCAATCGACTAAGACACGTGATCCAACGTATTAATTTAATCGTGCATctctaaattttaaaataaatgttactaaaattttgattttgattttttgtctgctttcattctttttttatttcttcTGCCACACTATGAATATCAATTACATTCTTTACGTAGGCTCAATGACAGACAATACAAATTAtccgaaaataaaaaaatgatcgAAGACCACCCGGGCATGCATAACACATATATTCAAGAATTCGTTATCGAATCTCCAAACGCCCTAGCATTCAGGTGTGAAACTGTGATCCCTTAGGATATCCTGACAATAATCATAAACCTTGTATTTTTTCTGTACCCACGCCATTGCCGCCTTCTGGCGGCCGCTCAGCCCTCGTGATCTCGAAGGATGACCGGAAACAGGCCGGCGGCACCGGGCCAGACCATTGCGATCACACCCACCTATAATCTTGAAATTCTTGTATTGGCTAACAAAGGGTTGGTAACTGTAGTCAGCTTTGTATTTTCCATTTTCCGTGGCCCACGAAGAAGCATCCCATATTGATCCGTACACCCACATAGGCCTCGATGGAAAAGTCTCGTCATCTTTCCTCGGGTACCTTCTTATTGGCACATCATCCACAAAAAAACTGTATTTTAATCTTAACATTagcatatatatatgtgtagaAATTAAAGAAATACATTACATATAGTGTAGTTTATTTAAAGGGAAATGAGACAAAATGAATAATAAATTTGCACCAAgtgttgtatatatataaactagCTTGCCCTTTCGAAGTTCACGGGGTGTTCATTGTTCACTTTCAATGTTTTTAACTTAGTATGAACTCTATATATAACTTACATGATTTCATCTGGATTCCAAAAAATGGCATAATTGTGGAAATCTTTGGTGGGGTCGAACCAAAGGTTAAATCTCACTTCTCGACCAATAATATTGCTTCCATCTCCACTCCCTCTATTGTAAACATTTGTTTGCAGGACATAAGGCTTATCTTCTGTTGTCCCAAGAAACTCTATATCAATCTCATCATGGTTCCCTGGGTAATCTTCATTGT is part of the Primulina eburnea isolate SZY01 chromosome 1, ASM2296580v1, whole genome shotgun sequence genome and encodes:
- the LOC140834691 gene encoding probable glucuronoxylan glucuronosyltransferase IRX7, giving the protein MLETQRNRGFYVRMRFLHSTRYSRNLEKSFCYRFSRWILWFSVSLYFLSSFLVTRNKPTTSVSRTIVSPSKKYHSLIEEPSHNSTVLKISSGFFKGWKVYVYDLPSKYNTDWLSNERCSRHLFASEVAIHRALISGDVRTRDPWEADFFFVPVYVSCNFSTVNGFPAIGHARSLISSAIKHVSSQLPFWNRSLGSDHVFVASHDFGSCFHTLEDVAMADGVPEFLKNSIILQTFGVKYKHPCQQVDNIVIPPYVPPESIRRTLGESPLTARRDIFAYFRGKMEVHPKNVSGRFYSKRVRTLIWRKYGNDRRFYLRRHRFTGFQSEILRSKFCLCPLGWAPWSPRLVESVALGCVPVIIANGIRLPFSTAVPWAEISLTVAENDVGNLGRVLEHVAATNLTRIQTKLWEADVRKALLFNDPMLPGDATWHVLVALSERLYRSHKSKQ
- the LOC140834701 gene encoding probable xyloglucan endotransglucosylase/hydrolase protein 32, which gives rise to MDVQLVSSLLFLILMFPLTNKANVHGPPSPGYYPSRRIGSTGFDQACANLWGPQHQTLDYQGTLTILLDNNSGSGFKSLSPYSSGYFGASVKLQSGYTAGVITSFYLSNNEDYPGNHDEIDIEFLGTTEDKPYVLQTNVYNRGSGDGSNIIGREVRFNLWFDPTKDFHNYAIFWNPDEIIFFVDDVPIRRYPRKDDETFPSRPMWVYGSIWDASSWATENGKYKADYSYQPFVSQYKNFKIIGGCDRNGLARCRRPVSGHPSRSRGLSGRQKAAMAWVQKKYKVYDYCQDILRDHSFTPEC